CTTTAAAGAATTACAATGAGGACAGTTTCCTTGTTTGTTATTCAATTGATCTTCTCTTACTGTTAATAAATTATAATTTGAATCGTCTTTTATCAGTGTGAGCTCGTCTATCAGCTGTTCTTGTGCGTAAATATCCAAATCTGTAAATTGTGATTTTAATATAGCTATATCCATATCAGGTTTTTTTTGTAAAAATAAACAATAATTCACAGAATACCTAAACCATAGCCACTCCGAGTAACAATTTTGAATTTGAACCGGTAACACATATTTTTTAAAATCTTTCGGCATCATAAACACTTTTTACATATTTTTTCCATCCTGTAACCACTTGAATTTCATCAAGAAATAGAAATTTAACTTTCGTTTGTGTTAATTTTTCTGCTGTTTCAACTATGTTATATATTCTTTCGGGGTTTTTGTATATCTCTGAAAAATTAGGGTCATCAAAATTAATAAATAAAATAGATTTAGGATTTTCTGATTTTATTAGTTCGTTGATATACAGTTTTAATAAAGATGATTTTCCGCTACGCCTTAAACCTGTAATTATTTGTATTTCTTTGGTATCATGGAATTTCAATAATTTATTCAGTAAATCTCGCTTAATTGATATATTAAAACTTTTGTTTTGCCAATGTTTATTATGTAGTAATATTGCATTTTGCATAGCTCCTCAAATCATAACAAGTAAATAACAACAAAAATACAAACTATACTTTGAAAAACAAAACGTTTTCTCAAAATATAATTTGAA
This DNA window, taken from Bacteroidales bacterium, encodes the following:
- a CDS encoding AAA family ATPase, with translation MQNAILLHNKHWQNKSFNISIKRDLLNKLLKFHDTKEIQIITGLRRSGKSSLLKLYINELIKSENPKSILFINFDDPNFSEIYKNPERIYNIVETAEKLTQTKVKFLFLDEIQVVTGWKKYVKSVYDAERF